From Holosporales bacterium, a single genomic window includes:
- a CDS encoding DUF167 domain-containing protein, translating into MLISVKLTPKASTNAVIGFKDQVLQVKVTAAPENNKANEALIKIVSDFLKVPKSKIQVISGLKSRHKTLLVEADDIESVETALNSKI; encoded by the coding sequence ATGCTAATAAGCGTAAAATTAACCCCAAAAGCATCAACTAATGCCGTTATCGGCTTTAAGGACCAAGTGCTTCAGGTTAAGGTGACGGCTGCACCTGAAAACAATAAGGCCAATGAAGCGCTGATTAAAATTGTCAGCGACTTTCTGAAAGTGCCAAAATCAAAAATACAGGTAATCTCAGGGCTGAAATCCAGGCATAAAACGCTGTTAGTGGAGGCTGATGATATCGAATCTGTAGAAACTGCCCTTAACAGCAAAATTTGA
- the tsaB gene encoding tRNA (adenosine(37)-N6)-threonylcarbamoyltransferase complex dimerization subunit type 1 TsaB: MFILSFDCCLDRISVAVSDENRRVLALQEHENHFDAASILAFMIANALKDAGVTMKDVATCITTIGPGSFTGIRAGISTAYGIAAACPSIRLCGITSFEAVYASYKHTSEPDNAIIALDTKRNDYYFQDAQKSLSPQVGTAEQIVDIAKAKNIKLVITNKADGFCETGPVSIVEQKITAEVLHNAVNITDERPLSPLYLKEAAVKVKC; this comes from the coding sequence ATGTTTATATTATCTTTTGATTGCTGTCTGGACAGAATTTCTGTTGCCGTGTCCGACGAGAATAGGCGTGTGCTGGCCTTACAAGAGCATGAGAATCACTTTGACGCCGCATCGATTTTGGCCTTTATGATTGCCAATGCCCTTAAGGACGCGGGCGTAACGATGAAAGACGTTGCCACCTGCATAACGACGATTGGGCCAGGGTCTTTCACAGGCATTCGTGCGGGTATAAGCACAGCGTATGGCATTGCCGCAGCCTGCCCCAGCATACGGCTTTGCGGCATAACGTCCTTTGAGGCGGTTTATGCATCTTATAAACATACAAGCGAGCCGGATAATGCGATTATTGCTCTAGACACAAAAAGGAACGATTACTACTTTCAAGACGCTCAAAAATCTCTGTCGCCTCAGGTTGGCACAGCCGAGCAAATCGTTGATATCGCCAAAGCCAAAAATATTAAACTAGTTATAACCAATAAAGCCGACGGTTTTTGTGAGACAGGTCCTGTCAGCATTGTTGAGCAAAAGATTACTGCCGAAGTCTTGCATAATGCAGTTAATATAACGGACGAGCGCCCACTGTCACCTTTGTACCTCAAGGAAGCTGCGGTTAAGGTAAAATGCTAA
- the gatC gene encoding Asp-tRNA(Asn)/Glu-tRNA(Gln) amidotransferase subunit GatC yields the protein MKISDQDALKISELAKIKILPNEIPKVASELEHILEFVEQLNEIDCGGIEPLSTVTVDQAYEREDTVNDNSCAADIVDNAPEQSSSMFSVPKIVE from the coding sequence ATGAAAATCTCCGACCAGGACGCTTTAAAGATCTCCGAGCTGGCTAAGATCAAAATACTACCCAACGAGATCCCAAAAGTGGCATCCGAATTGGAGCATATCCTTGAGTTTGTTGAGCAACTTAACGAAATAGACTGCGGTGGGATTGAGCCTTTGTCCACTGTAACGGTTGACCAGGCTTATGAGCGCGAAGACACCGTTAATGATAACAGTTGCGCGGCCGATATTGTGGATAATGCGCCAGAGCAATCTTCCAGCATGTTTTCCGTGCCTAAAATAGTGGAATAA